The following are encoded together in the Cynocephalus volans isolate mCynVol1 chromosome 4, mCynVol1.pri, whole genome shotgun sequence genome:
- the LOC134376867 gene encoding uncharacterized protein LOC134376867, producing MKIPTPTTPRQVREFLGTAGFCRLWIPGFASLAAPLYPLTRENIPFTWTEKHQKAFDHIKEALLSAPALALPDLTKPFTLYVDERAGVARGVLTQTLGPWRRPVAYLSKKLDPVASGWPTCLKAVAAVALLLKDADKLTLGQNVTVIASHSLESIVRQPPNRWMTNARMTHYQSLLLNERISFAPPAVLNPATLLPVESESTPVHQCSEILAEEAGTRRGLKDQPLPGVPAWYTDGSSFIAEGKWRAGAAIVDGKRTVWASSLPEGTSAQKAELIALTQALRLAEGKNINIYTDSRYAFATAHIHGAIYKQRGLLTSAGKDIKNKQEILALLEAIHLPKQVAIIHCPGHQRGNNPVAAGNRRADEAAKQAALSVRVLAETIKLQEPIEPAQARTKPRELTPDQGKEFIQRLHQLTHLGPEKLLQLTSRTSLSIPNLRSTVQEVANRCPACAMTNAATTYRETGKRQRGDRPGVYWEVDFTEALEVVKTQIWDQIKEVYEPGAVAIPHPFQVGDQVLVRRHRTGSLEPRWKGPYLVLLTTPTAVKVDGIAARVHASHLKPAPPSVPDESWELERTDNPLKLRIRRRRSKPTK from the exons atgaagatccccactcccacaacccccaggcaggtccgcgaatttctgggcactgccggattctgcaggctctggattcctgggtttgcttccctggctgcacccttgtaccctctgacaagggaaaacattccttttacctggactgaaaAGCATCAAAAGGCTTTCGACCACATAAAagaagccttgctgtctgcccccgctttggctctcccagacctcaccaaaccgtttactctatacgtagatgaaagagccggtgtggcccgaggagtgcttactcagaccctaggaccatggcgacggccagtagcttatctatcaaaaaaactggatccagtggccagtgggtggccaacctgcctaaaagcggttgctgcagtggcactcctcctcaaagacgctgataagttaaccttggggcaaaatgtgactgtgattgcttcccacagcctcgaaagtatcgtgcggcagccccccaatcggtggatgaccaatgccagaatgactcattaccagagtttgctgctaaacgaaagaatatcgttcgcgccccctgctgtcctgaacccagctaccctactaccagtcgagtcagaatccactcCAGTACACCagtgctcagaaatccttgctgaggaagctgggactcgacggggcctgaaggaccagccattgcccggagtgcctgcctggtatacagacggtagcagcttcattgcggaaggtaaatggagagcaggggccgccatcgtagacgGCAAACGGACGGtgtgggcaagcagcctgccagaagggacatcagcccagaaggccgagctaatagccttAACGCAGGCATTACGCTTAGCCGAAGggaaaaacatcaacatctacacggacagcaggtatgcttttgccactgctcacattcatggggcaatatataaacagaggggattgctcacttctgctggaaaagacattaaaaataaacaagaaattctggctctgctagaggccattcacctccctaagcaggtcgccattatccactgcccgggccaccagagagggaataaccctgtggcggccgggaaccggagggctgacgaggctgcaaaacaagccgccctgtcggtcagggtgctagcagaaactataaagcttcaagagccaatcgagcctgctcaagctaggaccaagccaagagagctcactcctgaccagggaaaagaattcattcagcggttacatcagctaacacacttaggaccagaaaagctccttcaactaacgagccgcaccagcctctccatcccgaatctccggtccaccgttcaagaagtcgccaatcggtgtccggcttgcgccatgactaatgcggctaccacctaccgagagaccggaaaaagacaacggggagatcgacccggcgtatactgggaagtagactttacagag gctttagaagttgtaaaaacccagatctgggaccagatcaaggaggtatacgagccaggtgccgtggccatccctcatccgttccaggtcggagaccaagtgcttgttaggcgccatcggaccggcagccttgagcctcggtggaaaggcccgtacctggtgctaCTGACCACACCAACAGCGGTAAAAGTAGACGGCATTGCAGCccgggtacatgcttctcacctcaagcctgcgccaccctccgtaccagatgaatcctgggagctggagaggactgataatcctcttaagttgcgcattcggcggcggcggagcaagcctaccaagtaa